In a single window of the Bradyrhizobium erythrophlei genome:
- a CDS encoding alpha/beta fold hydrolase, whose protein sequence is MPKLDRDGVEIYYEVHGSGPALLLTHGYSSTSAMWRGQIEALSKHHKLVLWDMRGHGQSDYPDDPAAYSEALTVADMAALLHQVGAHSAIVGGLSLGGYMSLAFYRAHPQRVEALLIIDTGPGFKKDDARQAWNKRAHDTADRFEREGLAVLESQSRERSSVSHRDASGLARAARGMLTQRDAGVIEMLPDIKVPSLVVVGADDTPFLAASDYMAAKIPDAKKVVIPSAGHAVNIDQPQAFIAAVLPFLDGLPRSVPRERQNGRLEGRPGP, encoded by the coding sequence ATGCCAAAACTCGATCGGGACGGGGTCGAAATCTATTATGAGGTCCACGGCAGCGGCCCCGCGCTGTTGCTGACCCACGGCTATTCATCGACATCGGCGATGTGGCGGGGCCAGATCGAGGCGCTGTCGAAGCATCACAAACTTGTGTTGTGGGATATGCGCGGCCACGGCCAGTCCGATTATCCTGACGATCCGGCTGCGTATAGTGAAGCTCTGACCGTCGCGGATATGGCCGCCTTGTTGCACCAGGTCGGCGCTCATAGCGCCATTGTCGGCGGACTTTCGCTTGGGGGGTACATGTCGCTTGCTTTCTATCGCGCGCATCCGCAGCGGGTCGAGGCACTCCTGATCATCGATACCGGGCCGGGTTTCAAGAAGGACGATGCCCGCCAAGCCTGGAATAAGCGCGCCCACGACACCGCCGACCGTTTCGAGCGCGAAGGCCTGGCGGTCCTGGAATCCCAAAGCCGCGAGCGCTCGAGCGTGAGCCACCGCGATGCGTCGGGTCTGGCGCGGGCCGCGCGCGGCATGCTGACCCAGCGCGATGCCGGCGTGATCGAAATGCTGCCCGATATCAAGGTACCGTCGCTGGTGGTGGTCGGCGCCGACGACACGCCGTTTCTCGCGGCCTCCGATTACATGGCGGCGAAAATTCCGGATGCGAAAAAAGTGGTGATCCCGTCCGCCGGCCATGCCGTCAACATCGATCAGCCGCAGGCCTTCATCGCCGCGGTGTTGCCGTTCCTCGATGGCCTGCCGCGCAGCGTACCTCGGGAACGGCAGAATGGCCGGCTGGAAGGGCGACCGGGGCCATAA
- a CDS encoding dienelactone hydrolase family protein, which yields MGQDIKLTASDNFQLGGYRADPATAPKGAVVVIQEIFGVNHHIRAVCDRLAGEGYVAIAPAIFDRVEPNFTSGYSPDEVAIARKFVANPDWAAMLRDTQAAIDAVKNVGPVGIIGFCLGGSIAYAAATKLSGLSAAIGYYGGAVVRFADDKPKVPTQLHFGEKDAGIPLSDVETIRAKRPDVEVHVYPGAQHGFNCDERASYDKASSEIAWPRSLAFFARHLQ from the coding sequence GTGGGACAAGATATCAAGCTGACGGCCTCGGACAATTTTCAACTGGGCGGCTATCGTGCCGACCCCGCGACCGCGCCCAAAGGGGCGGTGGTGGTGATCCAGGAAATCTTCGGGGTCAATCACCACATTCGCGCGGTCTGCGACCGTCTCGCCGGCGAAGGCTATGTCGCCATCGCGCCCGCGATCTTCGATCGCGTCGAACCCAATTTCACCTCCGGCTATTCGCCGGATGAAGTCGCGATCGCACGCAAGTTCGTCGCCAATCCGGACTGGGCGGCGATGCTGCGCGACACCCAGGCCGCCATCGACGCCGTCAAGAATGTCGGGCCTGTGGGCATCATCGGCTTTTGCCTCGGCGGCAGCATCGCTTACGCCGCCGCGACCAAGCTGTCCGGGCTGTCGGCCGCGATCGGCTATTACGGCGGCGCCGTCGTGCGCTTCGCCGACGACAAGCCCAAGGTGCCGACCCAACTTCATTTCGGTGAAAAGGACGCCGGCATTCCGCTCAGCGACGTCGAGACCATCCGCGCCAAGCGGCCGGATGTCGAGGTCCATGTTTATCCGGGCGCACAGCACGGCTTCAACTGCGACGAGCGGGCAAGCTATGACAAAGCGAGTTCCGAAATCGCCTGGCCGCGCAGCCTCGCCTTCTTTGCCAGGCATTTGCAGTAG
- a CDS encoding polysaccharide biosynthesis/export family protein: MRVARAFQLPITAIMTALALSGCMRTTDPVAMAQPQSDLDSFAYGRPYAQAPQAAVSSPYGVADSGGGGAISALRDSFAAVSERSYAATPVAYATAPRPAVHDAAYKLDAGDKLRVVVYGQEGLTNTYAIDAGGAITMPLIGAVPARGRTPAGLASEITGKLRNGYIREPSVAVEIESYRPFFILGEVAAPGQYPYVPNMSVESAVAIAGGFSPRARRDSVTLTHTDGAGSMRVVVPLGTALSPGDTVQVGERWF, translated from the coding sequence GTGCGGGTTGCGCGCGCGTTTCAACTACCGATCACTGCCATCATGACCGCGCTCGCGTTGTCGGGCTGCATGCGCACGACCGATCCTGTCGCGATGGCGCAGCCGCAAAGCGATCTCGACTCCTTTGCTTACGGCCGCCCATACGCTCAAGCCCCGCAGGCCGCGGTGTCATCGCCCTACGGTGTCGCTGATTCCGGCGGAGGCGGCGCCATCAGCGCGCTTCGCGATAGCTTTGCCGCGGTCTCCGAGCGCTCTTACGCCGCCACCCCGGTGGCCTATGCGACGGCGCCCAGGCCGGCGGTCCATGACGCGGCCTACAAACTCGATGCCGGCGACAAGTTGCGGGTGGTGGTCTACGGCCAGGAAGGTCTCACCAATACCTACGCGATCGACGCCGGCGGTGCCATCACCATGCCGCTGATCGGCGCGGTGCCGGCGCGCGGACGAACGCCGGCGGGTCTGGCTTCGGAGATCACCGGCAAACTACGCAACGGATATATCCGCGAACCCTCGGTGGCGGTGGAAATCGAATCCTACCGGCCGTTCTTCATCCTCGGTGAAGTCGCCGCCCCCGGCCAATATCCTTACGTGCCCAATATGAGCGTCGAAAGCGCGGTGGCGATCGCCGGCGGATTTTCGCCGCGTGCCCGCCGCGACAGCGTCACCCTGACCCACACCGATGGTGCCGGTTCGATGCGCGTCGTGGTGCCGCTCGGCACCGCGCTCAGCCCCGGCGATACCGTGCAGGTCGGCGAACGCTGGTTTTGA
- the msrA gene encoding peptide-methionine (S)-S-oxide reductase MsrA, whose protein sequence is MLFMRKTTALPSEAEALPGRANPIPTAVRHFVNGRQLQPPYPAGLEQAVFGLGCFWGAERKFWELGDGIHTTAVGYAGGHTKNPTYEEVCSGRTGHTEAVLVVFDPKKISYDRLLKVFWESHNPTQGMRQGNDVGTQYRSAIYTFSDAQRKAADASRATYQKALAAKGLGAITTEVAPSGEFYFAEDYHQQYLAKNPAGYCGLGGTGVSCPIGAGLSA, encoded by the coding sequence ATGTTGTTCATGCGCAAAACCACCGCGCTGCCGAGCGAAGCCGAGGCGCTGCCGGGGCGTGCGAATCCGATCCCTACTGCTGTCCGGCATTTCGTGAACGGCCGCCAATTGCAGCCGCCTTATCCCGCGGGCCTGGAACAGGCGGTGTTCGGGCTCGGCTGTTTCTGGGGCGCGGAGCGTAAATTTTGGGAGCTCGGCGATGGCATCCACACGACCGCGGTGGGCTACGCCGGGGGTCATACCAAAAACCCCACTTACGAGGAGGTTTGTTCCGGCCGCACCGGTCATACCGAAGCGGTGCTGGTGGTGTTTGATCCGAAGAAGATCTCTTACGATCGGCTGCTGAAGGTGTTCTGGGAAAGTCACAACCCGACCCAGGGCATGCGCCAAGGCAATGATGTCGGCACCCAGTATCGCTCCGCGATCTACACCTTCAGCGATGCGCAACGCAAAGCCGCCGATGCGTCCAGGGCAACCTATCAAAAGGCGCTGGCCGCGAAGGGGCTCGGCGCGATTACCACCGAGGTCGCGCCGTCAGGCGAATTCTATTTCGCCGAAGACTATCATCAGCAGTATCTGGCCAAGAATCCGGCTGGCTATTGCGGACTTGGCGGCACCGGCGTGTCGTGCCCGATCGGCGCAGGCCTTAGCGCCTGA
- the rpsT gene encoding 30S ribosomal protein S20 produces MANTTSAKKATRKIARRTIINKSRRTQMRGAVRIVEEAIKSGDRDAAIKAMTRAEPELMQAAQRNIIHKNNASRKVSRLAHQIAKLAK; encoded by the coding sequence ATGGCCAATACGACTTCCGCTAAGAAGGCGACGCGCAAGATTGCCCGCCGCACCATCATCAACAAGTCGCGCCGGACGCAGATGCGCGGCGCGGTTCGCATCGTCGAAGAGGCGATCAAGAGCGGCGACCGCGACGCCGCGATCAAGGCAATGACGCGCGCAGAGCCCGAGCTGATGCAGGCAGCGCAGCGCAACATCATTCACAAGAATAATGCGAGCCGAAAGGTCTCGCGGCTCGCGCATCAGATCGCCAAGCTCGCGAAATGA
- the dnaA gene encoding chromosomal replication initiator protein DnaA, giving the protein MSNMEQDRWSRVKGRLRSSVGEDVYTSWFARMDLESVQQESVHLSVPTRFLKSWIQAHYAERVLTCWQAEMPEVHRIDLTVRTAMRCAAPAKEVAAPPDQRRAERSDGRPAPELRATAIAPVSASHDALGGSPLDPRLTFGSFVIGRSNTLAHAAARQVAEGRRGDSVMFNPLYIHAGVGLGKTHLLQAVTWAGNSGSERKVLYLTAEKFMYGFVAALKTQTALAFKEALRGIDVLVIDDLQFLQGKSTQAEFCHTLNALIDAGRQVVIAADRPPSDLESLDDRVRSRLAGGLVVEMGSLGEELRLGILKSRVAAARAHHASFDVPAPVLDYLARTITHNGRDLEGAINRLLAHSKLNAQPVTLEMAEREVRDLVRPQEPKRIKIEDIQRVVARQYNVSRSDLLSSRRTANVVRPRQVAMYLAKTLTLRSLPEIGRRFGGRDHTTVLHAVRKIEALVTKDTALSEEVESLKRQLQE; this is encoded by the coding sequence ATGTCAAATATGGAACAGGATCGCTGGTCACGCGTGAAGGGTCGGCTGCGCTCGAGCGTTGGAGAAGACGTCTACACGAGCTGGTTCGCGCGGATGGACCTGGAAAGCGTGCAGCAGGAAAGCGTTCACCTTTCGGTGCCGACGCGATTTCTCAAGAGCTGGATCCAGGCGCATTACGCCGAGCGCGTTCTCACCTGCTGGCAAGCCGAGATGCCGGAGGTACACCGGATCGATCTCACCGTGCGCACGGCGATGCGATGCGCGGCGCCCGCGAAAGAAGTCGCCGCACCGCCCGATCAACGGCGTGCCGAACGCTCCGATGGCCGTCCCGCGCCCGAGCTGCGCGCGACCGCGATCGCGCCGGTATCCGCCAGCCATGACGCGCTCGGCGGCTCGCCGCTCGATCCGCGTCTGACATTTGGAAGTTTCGTCATCGGCCGCTCCAACACGCTGGCACACGCGGCGGCGCGCCAGGTGGCTGAGGGACGGCGCGGTGACAGCGTGATGTTCAATCCGCTTTACATCCACGCCGGCGTCGGTCTCGGCAAAACCCATCTGCTGCAGGCGGTGACATGGGCCGGCAACTCGGGCAGCGAACGCAAGGTACTTTATCTTACCGCCGAAAAATTCATGTACGGCTTTGTCGCGGCGCTGAAGACCCAGACTGCGCTGGCGTTCAAGGAAGCGTTGCGCGGCATTGACGTGCTTGTCATCGACGACCTGCAGTTCCTGCAGGGCAAGTCGACCCAGGCCGAATTCTGTCACACGCTGAATGCGCTAATCGACGCCGGGCGCCAGGTGGTGATCGCAGCCGATCGTCCGCCTTCCGACCTGGAAAGCCTCGACGACCGCGTGCGTTCGCGTCTCGCCGGTGGCCTGGTGGTCGAAATGGGATCGCTCGGCGAGGAATTGCGGCTCGGAATCCTCAAATCGCGCGTCGCCGCGGCCCGCGCCCATCATGCGAGCTTCGATGTGCCGGCGCCGGTGCTGGACTATCTCGCCCGCACCATCACCCACAACGGCCGCGACCTCGAGGGCGCCATCAATCGCCTGCTGGCGCACAGCAAGCTCAACGCCCAGCCGGTGACGCTGGAAATGGCCGAACGCGAAGTTCGCGACCTGGTCCGCCCGCAGGAACCCAAGCGCATCAAGATCGAGGACATCCAGCGCGTGGTGGCCCGGCAATACAATGTCAGCCGCTCCGACCTGTTGTCTTCGCGCCGTACCGCCAATGTCGTTCGTCCGCGCCAGGTCGCGATGTACCTGGCCAAGACCCTGACGCTGCGCTCGCTGCCGGAAATCGGCCGCCGCTTCGGGGGGCGCGACCACACCACCGTCCTCCATGCCGTGCGCAAGATCGAGGCCCTGGTGACCAAGGATACGGCGCTCTCCGAAGAGGTCGAATCGCTGAAGCGCCAGTTGCAGGAGTGA
- the dnaN gene encoding DNA polymerase III subunit beta, with protein MKVTVERAQLLKSLGHVHRVVERRNTIPILGNVLVRAENARLSLKATDLDLEVTETLPAETATGGSTTVPAHMFYDIVRKLPDGAQIVLEGDGDRSVLAIRAGRSRFTLQTLPENDFPDLAAGDMTHSFTLAASDMKRLIDRTQFAISTEETRYYLNGIYLHTAGSAKAATLRAVATDGHRLAQIDLALPKGASGMPGVIVPRKTVGEVQRLIEDNEAEVLIELSQGKIRFTIGDVVLTSKLIDGTFPDYGRVIPQNNDKELIVDKKDFEAAVDRVSTISSERGRAVKLALSPGKLVLSVTNPDSGSATEELEVEYASDPLDIGFNSRYLLDIAAQIEGEVAVLRLADPGSPTLVQDKDSKGALYVLMPMRV; from the coding sequence ATGAAGGTCACCGTCGAACGCGCGCAACTCCTGAAGTCGCTGGGCCACGTCCATCGCGTGGTCGAACGCCGCAACACCATTCCGATCCTCGGCAACGTGCTGGTCCGGGCCGAAAACGCGCGGCTGTCGCTGAAAGCCACCGATCTCGATCTCGAGGTCACGGAAACGCTGCCGGCGGAAACCGCGACCGGCGGCTCGACCACCGTGCCGGCGCACATGTTTTACGACATCGTGCGCAAATTGCCCGACGGCGCGCAGATCGTGCTGGAAGGCGACGGCGACCGCTCGGTGCTGGCGATCCGCGCCGGCCGCTCGCGCTTCACGCTGCAGACGCTGCCCGAAAACGATTTTCCCGATCTCGCCGCCGGCGACATGACGCATTCGTTCACGCTGGCCGCCTCCGACATGAAACGGTTGATCGACCGCACCCAGTTCGCGATCTCGACCGAGGAGACCCGCTACTATCTCAACGGCATCTATCTGCACACCGCCGGCAGCGCCAAGGCTGCGACCTTGCGCGCGGTTGCCACCGACGGGCATCGTCTCGCCCAGATCGACCTGGCTTTGCCCAAGGGCGCATCCGGCATGCCCGGCGTGATCGTACCGCGCAAAACCGTCGGCGAAGTGCAACGCCTGATCGAGGACAACGAGGCCGAGGTGCTGATCGAACTGTCGCAAGGCAAGATCCGCTTCACCATCGGCGATGTGGTGCTGACTTCGAAACTGATCGACGGCACGTTTCCGGATTACGGCCGCGTCATCCCGCAAAACAACGACAAGGAGCTGATTGTCGACAAGAAGGATTTCGAGGCCGCGGTCGATCGCGTCTCCACCATCTCGAGCGAGCGCGGCCGCGCCGTGAAGCTGGCGCTGTCGCCGGGCAAGCTGGTGTTGTCGGTGACCAACCCGGATTCCGGCAGCGCCACCGAGGAGCTCGAAGTCGAATACGCGTCCGACCCGCTCGATATCGGATTCAATTCGCGTTACCTGCTGGATATCGCGGCCCAGATCGAGGGCGAGGTCGCGGTGCTGCGGCTGGCCGATCCCGGCTCGCCGACCCTGGTGCAGGACAAGGATTCCAAGGGCGCGCTCTACGTGCTGATGCCGATGCGGGTGTAG
- a CDS encoding IS4 family transposase has translation MRHENSVFHGLLKHVPWHQFDRLVEDHDADARVRRLSTKSQLVALLYGQFSGAASLREIVTGLSSHAVRLYHVGAGPVRRSTFSDANAQRPAAVFTELLAIMMKQAHRSLRRKLAETTYLIDATSARLNERSAGWARFSAGVCGAKVHVIYDADADRPIYAAVTTAKVNDITAAKQMPIEPGATYVFDLGYYDYAWWAELDAVGCRIVTRFKSNTPLDLVEELAVTAGSNILSDRIGYLPARQARSRRNPIKDAVREVRVVTESGTELRILSNDLDASAQEIADLYRRRWAIELFFRWIKQTLKITRFVGTSENAVRIQIAVALIAFLLLRLAQAAHKNIPSPIVFTRLIRANLMHRRPIDNLLHPSPSTSQDQRQMSLQLC, from the coding sequence ATGCGGCATGAGAATAGCGTATTTCATGGACTTCTGAAGCACGTTCCGTGGCATCAGTTCGACAGGCTTGTGGAAGACCATGATGCCGATGCGCGGGTGCGGCGACTTTCGACCAAGAGCCAGTTGGTGGCGTTGCTCTACGGCCAGTTTTCGGGTGCAGCGAGCTTGCGGGAGATCGTGACGGGGCTTTCGAGCCACGCCGTGCGGCTCTACCATGTGGGCGCCGGCCCGGTTCGGCGGTCGACCTTCTCGGATGCGAATGCACAGCGGCCTGCCGCCGTGTTCACCGAGCTGTTGGCGATCATGATGAAGCAGGCCCATCGCAGCCTGCGGCGCAAGCTCGCCGAGACCACCTATTTGATCGATGCCACGAGCGCACGCTTGAACGAGCGCAGCGCCGGCTGGGCTCGGTTCTCGGCCGGGGTCTGCGGGGCCAAAGTACACGTGATTTACGATGCCGACGCCGATCGCCCGATCTATGCCGCAGTCACCACGGCCAAGGTCAACGATATCACCGCGGCCAAGCAAATGCCGATCGAGCCGGGAGCCACCTATGTCTTCGACCTTGGCTATTACGATTATGCCTGGTGGGCTGAACTCGACGCCGTCGGCTGCCGGATCGTCACCCGTTTCAAGTCCAATACTCCGCTCGATCTGGTCGAAGAGCTGGCGGTCACGGCTGGCAGCAACATCCTCTCCGACCGCATCGGTTATCTCCCCGCCCGCCAAGCCAGAAGCCGTCGCAATCCCATCAAGGATGCGGTGCGCGAGGTGAGGGTCGTGACCGAGAGCGGAACCGAGCTCCGCATCTTGTCGAACGACCTCGATGCCAGCGCCCAGGAGATCGCCGATCTCTACCGCAGGCGCTGGGCCATCGAACTGTTCTTCCGCTGGATCAAGCAGACCCTCAAGATCACTCGCTTCGTAGGCACCTCCGAGAATGCCGTACGCATCCAGATCGCCGTTGCGCTCATCGCCTTCTTGCTGCTGCGCCTGGCCCAAGCCGCCCACAAGAATATTCCCAGTCCGATCGTCTTCACCAGACTGATCCGCGCCAACCTCATGCACCGCCGACCCATCGACAACCTGCTCCATCCATCGCCCTCGACCAGCCAAGATCAACGTCAGATGAGCCTCCAGCTATGCTAA
- a CDS encoding GIY-YIG nuclease family protein, producing the protein MTYWVYILASKPGGTLYIGVTNNLVRRVYEHREGLAESFTKRYGVKTLVYFEPHETIAAALQREKNIKHWSRGWKIDLIIAGNPGWRDLYDEIVR; encoded by the coding sequence ATGACCTATTGGGTATACATTCTTGCCAGTAAACCCGGTGGAACGCTGTATATCGGCGTGACAAACAATCTGGTGCGGCGCGTCTACGAGCACCGTGAGGGCTTGGCCGAGAGTTTCACCAAGCGATATGGCGTCAAAACGCTGGTTTATTTTGAGCCGCACGAAACAATAGCAGCAGCGCTTCAGCGCGAGAAAAACATCAAACACTGGTCGCGCGGGTGGAAGATTGATCTGATCATCGCGGGCAATCCGGGTTGGCGGGATCTATATGATGAAATTGTCCGCTGA
- the recF gene encoding DNA replication/repair protein RecF (All proteins in this family for which functions are known are DNA-binding proteins that assist the filamentation of RecA onto DNA for the initiation of recombination or recombinational repair.) has protein sequence MTASRIHRLTLTHFRNYRAASLQTRGDVVVLVGPNGAGKTNCLEAISFLSPGRGLRRATLEDVADNQGDGSWAVSAEVEGALGLATLGTGIDPSGSDAPASGRRSRIDREPVPSATAFGDHLRMVWLTPAMDGLFLGAASERRRFFDRLVLAIDSEHSSRVSALDRSLRSRNRLLEVRNYDDHWCDAIERETAELAVAVAAMRGQTAIKLAAMLRARGEASAFPSADIMLDGWMENALISEPATSVEDRYRQILRDSRARDAAAGRTLDGPHLTDLQVIYAPKNMPARDASTGEQKALLIGLVLAHANLVAEMTGITPLLLLDEVVAHLDPNRRNALFMELAALGAQVWMTGADPAAFIDIGSTGEVFDVDSGQIARRS, from the coding sequence ATGACCGCCTCCCGCATCCACCGCCTTACCCTCACGCACTTCCGCAATTACCGCGCGGCGAGCCTGCAGACGCGCGGGGACGTGGTGGTGCTGGTTGGACCGAACGGCGCCGGCAAGACCAATTGTCTGGAGGCGATCTCGTTTCTGTCGCCCGGACGCGGCTTGCGCCGCGCGACGCTCGAGGATGTCGCCGACAACCAGGGCGACGGCTCCTGGGCGGTGTCCGCCGAGGTCGAAGGCGCGCTGGGGCTGGCAACGCTCGGCACCGGCATCGACCCATCCGGCAGCGATGCGCCCGCCAGCGGCCGGCGCAGCCGGATCGACCGCGAACCGGTTCCTTCCGCAACCGCATTCGGCGATCATTTGCGCATGGTCTGGCTGACGCCGGCGATGGACGGACTGTTTCTCGGCGCGGCATCGGAGCGGCGGCGGTTTTTCGACCGGCTGGTGCTGGCGATCGACAGCGAGCATTCCAGCCGGGTGTCGGCGCTCGACCGCAGCCTGCGCTCGCGCAACCGGCTGCTGGAGGTGCGCAATTACGACGATCACTGGTGCGACGCGATCGAACGCGAAACCGCGGAACTCGCCGTCGCGGTGGCGGCGATGCGCGGCCAGACCGCGATAAAACTCGCGGCGATGCTGCGCGCGCGCGGCGAAGCGTCGGCCTTTCCATCCGCCGACATCATGCTCGACGGCTGGATGGAAAACGCGCTGATCAGCGAACCCGCCACTTCCGTGGAGGATCGCTACCGGCAGATATTGCGCGACAGCCGCGCCCGCGACGCCGCCGCGGGCCGCACCCTCGACGGCCCGCATCTTACCGACCTGCAGGTGATCTACGCGCCGAAGAACATGCCGGCGCGCGATGCCTCCACCGGCGAGCAAAAGGCGCTTCTGATCGGACTGGTGCTGGCACACGCCAATCTGGTCGCGGAGATGACGGGCATCACGCCGCTGTTGCTGCTCGACGAGGTGGTGGCGCATCTCGATCCCAACAGGCGCAACGCCTTGTTCATGGAGTTGGCAGCACTCGGCGCGCAGGTCTGGATGACCGGCGCCGACCCCGCGGCTTTCATCGATATCGGCTCAACCGGCGAAGTTTTCGACGTCGATTCCGGCCAGATCGCGCGGCGCAGCTGA